One window of the Desulfuromonadales bacterium genome contains the following:
- a CDS encoding ABC transporter ATP-binding protein: protein MIPALSLQNLSKAYDGIPAVRNISFAIEPGEIFGLLGPNGAGKSTTINMVAGVTRIDCGSIEVFGHDNRRDYRLTRRLIGVMHQELVIDNFFTIDQTLRFHSGYYGVPDDPAWRRQLIERLGLGPHLHKIMIKLSGGLKRRFMIAKALIHRPPLLILDEPTAGVDVELRHTLWDFVREINIQGTTILLTTHYLEEAEQMCGRIAIMNHGDLVALEPTVALLERLGGRTLLVELRQPLASLPPGLERCGARLAGSGSRLEVPMNGGPDAGEVLGLLCSQGIAVADIETRRAGLEEVFLKLTGIGRREREGER from the coding sequence ATGATTCCGGCCCTTAGCCTGCAGAACCTGTCGAAAGCCTACGATGGCATCCCCGCTGTCCGGAACATCTCCTTCGCCATCGAGCCTGGGGAGATTTTCGGCCTGCTCGGGCCCAATGGGGCCGGCAAGAGCACGACCATCAACATGGTGGCAGGTGTGACCCGCATCGACTGCGGCAGCATCGAGGTCTTCGGCCACGACAACCGGCGCGATTACCGCCTCACCCGCCGTCTCATCGGAGTCATGCACCAGGAGTTGGTCATCGACAATTTCTTCACCATCGATCAGACTCTGCGCTTCCACAGCGGTTACTACGGAGTACCCGACGACCCTGCCTGGCGCCGGCAACTGATCGAACGCCTCGGTCTGGGTCCGCATCTGCACAAGATCATGATCAAGCTCTCGGGCGGCCTGAAACGGCGCTTCATGATTGCCAAGGCGTTGATTCACAGGCCGCCGCTGCTCATCCTCGACGAACCGACCGCCGGGGTCGATGTCGAACTGCGCCACACGCTATGGGACTTTGTGCGTGAAATCAATATACAAGGGACGACCATTCTGCTGACCACCCATTACCTGGAGGAGGCCGAGCAGATGTGCGGGCGCATCGCCATCATGAATCACGGCGACCTGGTCGCCCTGGAGCCGACAGTTGCCCTGCTCGAACGCCTCGGCGGCCGCACCCTGCTGGTCGAGCTGCGCCAGCCCCTGGCGTCGTTGCCGCCAGGGCTGGAGCGCTGCGGAGCCCGCCTTGCCGGCAGCGGCAGCCGCCTGGAGGTCCCGATGAACGGCGGACCGGATGCCGGTGAAGTGCTCGGCCTGCTCTGCAGCCAGGGTATAGCGGTGGCCGATATCGAAACCCGGCGCGCCGGGCTCGAAGAGGTCTTTCTCAAGCTCACCGGCATCGGCCGGCGGGAGAGGGAAGGGGAGCGATGA